In one window of Gymnogyps californianus isolate 813 chromosome 9, ASM1813914v2, whole genome shotgun sequence DNA:
- the LOC127019491 gene encoding putative P2Y purinoceptor 10 gives MESNASSGNCTDPQMSFQSTLYATTYTIIFIPGLLANSAALWVLCRFISKKSKAVIFMINLAVADLAHVLSLPLRMYYYINHTWPFGSFLCQVCFYLKYLNMYASICFLTCISIQRYLFLLHPFKAKDWKRRYDAAISAAVWLFVGAACLPLLVVRSPALSNSTNTCFSDLGVKQLSPGASIALMTVAELFGFVIPFGTIACCTWKMWQSLRECPTQLQNTSEKQKALRMVLMCAAVFFICFTPYHINFPFFMMVIENIIQDCAFHRSTLRFHPISLCLASLNCCLDPVLYYFMTSEFQDQLLHHSCAALRARFTRCGSSLSIAETGHDIRMKRNLPRFKFWSLPKFFGRINSMETAPMPPDELLLESIS, from the coding sequence ATGGAGAGCAATGCCTCCTCCGGGAACTGTACCGATCCCCAGATGTCCTTCCAGTCCACCCTGTACGCAACCACGTACACCATCATATTCATCCCCGGCCTCCTGGCAAACAGCGCTGCCCTGTGGGTCTTGTGCCGCTTCATCAGCAAGAAGAGCAAAGCCGTCATTTTCATGATCAACCTGGCCGTGGCCGACCTGGCTCACGTCCTCTCGCTGCCCTTACGGATGTATTACTACATAAACCACACGTGGCCATTTGGAAGTTTTCTTTGCCAGGTGTGCTTCTACCTGAAGTATCTCAACATGTACGCCAGCATTTGCTTCCTCACCTGCATCAGCATCCAGCGgtacctcttcctcctccatcccttcaAAGCCAAGGACTGGAAGCGGCGGTACGACGCAGCCATCAGCGCTGCCGTCTGGCTCTTCGTCGGGGCGGCGTGCTTGCCTCTGCTCGTAGTGAGGAGCCCGGCCTTGTCCAACAGCACAAACACGTGCTTCTCGGACCTGGGGGTGAAGCAGCTGAGCCCGGGAGCCTCCATCGCACTGATGACGGTGGCGGAGCTGTTTGGGTTTGTCATCCCCTTCGGCACCATTGCCTGCTGCACGTGGAAGATGTGGCAATCCCTGCGGGAGTGTCCAACGCAGCTGCAAAACACCAGCGAGAAGCAGAAGGCTTTGCGCATGGTCTTGATGTGCGCGGCCGTCTTCTTCATCTGCTTCACCCCCTACCACATCAACTTCCCTTTCTTCATGATGGTGATAGAGAACATCATCCAGGACTGTGCCTTTCACAGGAGCACGCTCCGCTTCCACCCCATCTCCCTCTGCCTGGCGAGCCTCAACTGCTGCCTGGATCCGGTCCTCTACTACTTCATGACCTCCGAGTTCCAGGACCAGCTGCTGCACCACAGCTGCGCTGCCCTGCGAGCCCGGTTCACGCGCTGCGGGAGCAGCCTCTCCATCGCCGAAACCGGCCACGACATCCGTATGAAGAGAAATCTTCCACGCTTTAAGTTTTGGTCCCTTCCCAAGTTCTTTGGCCGAATAAACAGCATGGAAACCGCCCCCATGCCGCCTGACGAGCTTCTGCTGGAGTCCATCTCTTGA